The following proteins are encoded in a genomic region of Bubalus kerabau isolate K-KA32 ecotype Philippines breed swamp buffalo chromosome 15, PCC_UOA_SB_1v2, whole genome shotgun sequence:
- the PLEKHB1 gene encoding pleckstrin homology domain-containing family B member 1 isoform X3, with protein MALVRGGWLWRQSSILRRWKRNWFALWLDGTLGYYHDETAQDEEDRVLIHFNVRDIKIGQECHDVQPPEGRSRDGLLTVNLQEGSRLHLCAETRDDAIAWKTALLEANSTPAPAGATVPPRSRRVCPKVRCVTRSWSPCKVERRIWVRVYSPYQDYYEVVPPNAHETTYVRSYYGPPYVGPGVTHVVVREDPCYSAGAPLAMGMLAGAATGAALGSLMWSPCWF; from the exons ATGGCCCTGGTGAGGGGCGGCTGGCTGTGGAGACAGA GCTCCATCCTCCGCCGCTGGAAGCGGAACTGGTTTGCCTTGTGGCTGGATGGGACCCTGGGCTACTACCACGATGAGACTGCCCAGGATGAGGAGGATCGCGTGCTCATCCATTTCAACGTCCGCGACATAAAGATCGGCCAAGAGTGTCATG ATGTGCAGCCCCCAGAAGGCCGGAGCCGAGATGGCCTGCTGACTGTGAACCTTCAGGAGGGCTCCCGCCTGCACCTGTGTGCTGAGACCAGAGATGACGCCAT AGCGTGGAAGACGGCACTGCTGGAGGCCAACTCCACGCCG GCCCCAGCTGGAGCCACCGTCCCTCCCAGGAGCCGCCGGGTTTGCCCCAAGGTCAGGTGTGTGACCCGCTCATGGAGCCCCTGTAAGGTTGAGAGGCGGATCTGG gtgcgtGTCTACAGCCCGTACCAGGACTACTATGAGGTGGTGCCCCCCAACGCGCACGAGACCACGTATGTCCGCAGCTACTATGGACCGCCCTACGTGG GGCCTGGAGTGACACACGTAGTGGTGCGGGAGGATCCCTGCTACAGCGCGGGCGCCCCCCTGGCCATGGGCATGCTTGCGGGAGCCGCCACAGGTGCCGCACTTGGCTCGCTCATGTGGTCGCCCTGCTGGTTCTGA